From a single Halovulum dunhuangense genomic region:
- a CDS encoding response regulator transcription factor, with protein MSTTIALVDDDRNILTSVSMVLEGEGYAVRTYNDGATALTAFEKSMPDLAVLDVKMPRMDGMELLRQLRTRSDLPVIFLTSKDEEIDELIGLRMGADDYVRKPFSQRLLVERIRTILRRRENAAKDPEKTESNCMVRGSLSMDPLRHAVTWKAQQITLTVTEFLILQALAQRPGFVKSRDQLLDVAYDDQVYVDDRTIDSHIKRIRKKFKVYDPDFASIETLYGIGYRYNEA; from the coding sequence ATGTCAACGACCATTGCCCTGGTCGACGACGACCGGAACATTCTGACATCCGTGTCCATGGTGCTCGAGGGCGAGGGATACGCGGTCCGCACCTACAATGACGGGGCGACCGCGCTGACCGCCTTCGAGAAGTCGATGCCCGATCTGGCCGTGCTGGACGTCAAGATGCCGCGCATGGACGGGATGGAGCTGTTGCGCCAGCTGCGCACGCGATCGGATCTGCCGGTGATCTTCCTGACCTCGAAGGACGAGGAGATCGACGAACTCATCGGCCTGCGCATGGGCGCGGACGACTATGTGCGCAAGCCTTTCTCGCAGCGGCTGCTGGTAGAGCGGATCCGCACGATCCTGCGCCGCCGCGAGAATGCCGCCAAGGATCCGGAAAAGACCGAGTCCAACTGCATGGTCCGGGGCAGCCTTTCGATGGATCCCCTGCGCCACGCCGTGACCTGGAAGGCACAGCAGATCACCCTGACCGTGACCGAGTTCCTGATCCTTCAGGCGCTGGCCCAGCGCCCCGGCTTCGTCAAGAGCCGCGACCAGCTGCTCGACGTCGCCTACGACGATCAGGTCTATGTCGATGACCGCACCATCGACAGCCACATCAAGCGGATCCGCAAGAAGTTCAAGGTCTACGATCCCGATTTCGCCTCGATCGAGACGCTGTACGGAATCGGTTACCGCTATAACGAAGCCTGA
- a CDS encoding phosphoenolpyruvate carboxykinase codes for MTIGKVNPARTLDATGFPNVATIHYNLREHALIQQALSRGEGDLGQGGTLLVSTGAHTGRSPKDKFVVVEPSTEENIWWDNNRRMEPAHFDRLFRDMLSHIEGGELFVQDLYAGADPDYRLNVRVITELAWHSLFIRHLLRRPDIAELANFEEEFTILNCPSFKADPEQHGCRSETVIAISFERRLMLIGGTSYAGENKKGVFTLLNYLLPEQGAMPMHCSANHGHGDPHDVALFFGLSGTGKTTLSADSSRVLIGDDEHGWSDKGVFNFEGGCYAKTINLNPEAEPEIYSTTSRFATVIENMVYDPFTRELDFEDDSLTPNMRCAYPLEAISNASHTARGGVPKNIIMLTCDAFGVLPPIAKLTPAQAMYHFLSGFTSKVAGTEKGVTEPQPTFSTCFGAPFLPRRPEVYGALLRDKIAKTGAACWLVNTGWTGGAYGVGSRMPIKATRALLTAALDGSLNKAKFRMDDAFGFAVPTSCPGVPDLLLDPRRTWDKPEAYDRQAARLVRMFEENFRQYEAFVDEDVLEEAVVFRGAM; via the coding sequence ATGACCATCGGCAAGGTCAATCCGGCGCGCACGCTGGATGCAACCGGTTTTCCGAACGTAGCGACCATCCACTACAACCTGCGGGAACACGCACTCATTCAGCAGGCGCTTTCGCGCGGCGAGGGGGATCTCGGCCAGGGCGGCACGCTGCTGGTCAGCACCGGCGCCCACACCGGCCGGTCGCCCAAGGACAAGTTCGTGGTGGTCGAGCCCTCGACCGAGGAAAACATCTGGTGGGACAACAACCGCCGGATGGAGCCCGCACATTTCGACCGGCTCTTCCGCGACATGCTTTCGCATATCGAAGGGGGTGAGCTGTTCGTCCAGGATCTCTATGCCGGGGCCGATCCCGACTACCGCCTGAACGTCCGCGTCATCACCGAGCTTGCCTGGCACAGCCTGTTCATCCGCCACCTGCTGCGGCGGCCCGACATCGCGGAGCTGGCCAACTTCGAGGAAGAGTTCACCATCCTGAACTGCCCCAGCTTCAAGGCCGATCCCGAGCAGCACGGCTGCCGGTCCGAGACCGTGATCGCCATCAGCTTCGAACGGCGGCTCATGCTGATCGGCGGCACCTCCTACGCGGGCGAGAACAAGAAGGGCGTGTTCACCCTTCTGAACTACCTGCTGCCGGAACAGGGCGCCATGCCGATGCACTGCTCGGCCAACCACGGGCACGGCGACCCGCACGACGTGGCGCTTTTCTTCGGGCTGTCGGGCACTGGCAAGACCACCCTGTCGGCGGACTCGTCGCGCGTGCTGATCGGCGATGACGAGCATGGCTGGTCGGACAAGGGCGTCTTCAACTTCGAGGGTGGTTGCTACGCCAAGACGATCAACCTGAACCCCGAGGCGGAACCGGAGATATACTCGACCACATCGCGTTTCGCGACGGTGATCGAGAACATGGTCTATGATCCCTTCACCCGCGAGCTGGATTTCGAGGACGACAGCCTGACGCCGAACATGCGCTGCGCCTACCCGCTCGAGGCCATCTCGAACGCGTCGCACACCGCGCGGGGCGGGGTCCCCAAGAACATCATCATGCTGACCTGCGACGCCTTCGGCGTGCTGCCGCCGATCGCGAAGCTGACCCCGGCGCAGGCGATGTATCACTTCCTGTCGGGCTTCACCTCAAAGGTGGCGGGCACGGAAAAGGGCGTCACCGAACCGCAGCCGACCTTTTCGACCTGCTTCGGCGCGCCGTTCCTACCGCGCCGGCCGGAAGTCTATGGCGCGCTTCTGCGCGACAAGATCGCCAAGACGGGCGCGGCGTGCTGGCTGGTCAATACCGGTTGGACCGGCGGCGCCTATGGCGTGGGGTCGCGCATGCCGATCAAGGCGACCCGTGCGCTTCTGACCGCGGCGCTCGACGGGTCGCTCAACAAGGCGAAGTTCCGGATGGACGACGCCTTCGGCTTCGCGGTGCCGACCTCCTGTCCGGGGGTGCCGGACCTGCTGCTCGACCCGCGCCGGACCTGGGACAAGCCCGAGGCCTATGACCGCCAGGCCGCCCGGCTGGTGCGGATGTTCGAAGAGAACTTCCGCCAGTACGAGGCCTTCGTGGACGAGGACGTGCTTGAGGAAGCCGTCGTTTTCCGCGGCGCGATGTGA